A single Dechloromonas denitrificans DNA region contains:
- a CDS encoding integron integrase, with protein sequence MELNQSSTLLGRVREAIRYKHYSIRTERSYVEWVRRFVAFHGRRHPREMGGDEVRAFLGYLASELKVAASTHQQALSALLFLYRDVLAVDLPWLTDLDRPKKPKRTPVVLSRGEVERLLAVMEGTHALMAGLLYGTGMRLMECVRLRVKDVDFERGELTVRHGKGGKDRLTVLPASAVRALQAHLARVRILWERDEAAGRPGVYLPEALARKYPSAPKAWGWFWVFPARELSTDPRSGIERRHHTHEQALQRAIKAAVGLAGIAKPASTHTLRHSFATHLLESGYDIRTVQELLGHSDVSTTMIYTHVLNRGGRGVVSPLDAVR encoded by the coding sequence ATGGAATTGAACCAATCCTCGACCTTGCTTGGACGCGTTCGGGAAGCGATTCGCTATAAGCACTACAGCATAAGGACTGAGCGTTCTTATGTCGAGTGGGTGCGTCGTTTCGTGGCTTTTCACGGTCGCCGTCACCCTCGGGAAATGGGGGGGGACGAGGTTCGGGCGTTTCTCGGCTATCTGGCTTCCGAGTTGAAGGTGGCGGCTTCGACCCATCAGCAGGCTTTGTCGGCGCTGTTGTTTTTGTATCGTGATGTGCTGGCCGTCGATCTGCCCTGGCTGACTGATCTGGATCGGCCAAAGAAGCCGAAGCGAACGCCGGTTGTACTCTCTCGCGGTGAGGTCGAGCGACTACTGGCGGTGATGGAGGGTACGCATGCGCTGATGGCAGGTTTGCTTTACGGGACGGGGATGCGTCTGATGGAGTGCGTGCGCTTGCGGGTCAAGGATGTGGATTTCGAGCGCGGCGAATTGACGGTGCGTCACGGCAAGGGTGGCAAGGATCGGCTGACGGTGCTGCCGGCATCGGCCGTCCGGGCACTGCAGGCGCATCTGGCTCGCGTGCGGATCTTGTGGGAGCGGGACGAGGCGGCCGGACGGCCAGGCGTCTATCTGCCGGAGGCGCTGGCGCGAAAGTATCCTTCTGCCCCCAAGGCCTGGGGCTGGTTCTGGGTGTTTCCAGCGCGTGAGTTGTCGACCGATCCACGCAGCGGCATCGAGCGTCGCCACCATACGCACGAACAGGCCTTGCAGCGGGCAATCAAGGCGGCGGTTGGGCTGGCGGGCATCGCCAAACCAGCCTCGACACATACGTTGCGTCATTCGTTTGCCACCCATTTGCTGGAATCGGGCTACGACATTCGTACCGTTCAGGAATTGCTCGGCCATTCGGATGTGTCGACGACGATGATCTATACCCATGTGCTGAATCGGGGCGGGCGTGGCGTGGTTTCGCCGCTTGATGCGGTGCGCTGA